The Gracilimonas sp. genome includes a region encoding these proteins:
- a CDS encoding PEGA domain-containing protein — protein sequence MYKINIRSTLYILGIFVFGFSSITNLKAQDQNDGPSEMRVVEGSVSISSGELIQDRDDNRDINGNLAAGIRVKSDLTGLVFEARNGIIKTVQDPGSTLLYLSANERMVTVYKNGYIQLDIVLNDVGIDLDEGKVWELIITGDKDASIAPVQFRVNPENSTLIIDGTPRLLNTTVFDTSLTTGVHYIQVRKPQYAFVNDTITVSAETTNNPSYNLQRINPIPVTITSEPAGASVTLNDEPGSRGTTPLTIREYPGEYKIELTLDGYSRVVDEIDFTGENTEFNYNLQEFVGYLSVSLSPENAVLLIDNEIISDYDQIKLRPGVYSLEARAPGYDRQQENITIELGDSLSREINLTQITGNLFFSIDQENANVSLLKNGQEIESWQGNFSKEGLPVGMYEIRASLNNFETKTRQIEIIRDYDQIISMDLAQIDGKGALTVDGIFEEAEITLKGPGFSREYSTMPFTLPSLTYGTYEVTIEKDGFDDVTKEVQVNSLSQEITFVDEFQPRSKGKAVLRSVIPGAVFPGVGHGYLGKGGRGWLYFLAGGGALAYSIKSYVDYNNSYNKYQTALDLYKKESAGSNRFEELRSNYRGHYQDADDALKQASIGLSVYLAIKGVEIVDLMLQKSNKKKLENAKIEFNARNNGLSMRVNF from the coding sequence GTGTATAAAATTAATATTCGTTCTACTTTGTACATATTAGGTATATTTGTATTTGGTTTTTCTTCTATTACAAATCTTAAAGCTCAAGATCAAAACGATGGGCCTTCAGAGATGAGAGTAGTTGAGGGATCAGTATCCATTTCTTCCGGTGAATTGATTCAAGACAGGGATGATAATAGAGACATAAACGGAAACTTAGCAGCCGGTATTAGAGTGAAATCCGATTTAACGGGCTTGGTTTTTGAGGCTAGAAATGGAATTATAAAAACCGTCCAGGATCCGGGGTCTACTCTACTATATCTATCTGCCAATGAAAGAATGGTTACAGTTTATAAAAATGGCTACATCCAGTTAGATATCGTTCTAAATGATGTAGGAATTGATCTGGATGAGGGTAAGGTTTGGGAATTAATCATTACGGGTGACAAAGACGCCAGTATTGCTCCCGTACAATTCAGGGTGAATCCAGAAAATAGCACGTTAATAATAGATGGTACTCCTAGACTTTTAAATACCACTGTTTTTGATACTTCCTTAACTACGGGTGTTCACTATATACAGGTACGAAAACCTCAGTACGCGTTTGTAAATGATACTATCACTGTTTCAGCAGAAACTACAAACAACCCATCATATAATCTGCAACGAATTAACCCAATTCCTGTCACTATTACCTCTGAACCCGCTGGAGCATCTGTTACACTTAATGACGAGCCTGGGAGTAGAGGAACTACACCTCTAACTATTAGAGAATACCCTGGAGAATATAAAATAGAATTAACTCTTGACGGTTATTCAAGAGTTGTTGATGAAATTGATTTTACTGGTGAAAACACTGAGTTTAATTATAACCTACAGGAATTTGTCGGTTATTTGTCTGTAAGCTTATCACCAGAAAATGCCGTTCTACTTATTGATAATGAAATAATAAGTGACTATGACCAAATTAAGCTTAGACCAGGGGTTTACTCATTAGAAGCAAGAGCACCGGGATACGACAGACAGCAAGAAAATATAACAATCGAGCTTGGTGATTCTCTTAGCAGAGAAATTAATTTAACTCAAATTACCGGCAATCTTTTCTTTTCAATTGATCAGGAAAATGCGAATGTATCATTATTAAAAAACGGGCAAGAAATTGAATCTTGGCAAGGTAATTTTTCAAAAGAAGGTTTGCCAGTGGGGATGTATGAGATAAGGGCCAGTTTAAATAATTTTGAGACAAAGACTCGCCAAATTGAAATTATCCGTGATTATGACCAAATCATCAGTATGGATCTTGCTCAGATTGATGGTAAAGGCGCTCTTACAGTAGATGGAATATTTGAAGAAGCTGAAATTACATTAAAAGGACCCGGATTCAGCAGGGAATATAGTACAATGCCTTTTACTCTACCATCATTGACCTATGGAACGTATGAAGTTACCATCGAAAAAGATGGCTTTGACGATGTAACAAAAGAGGTTCAGGTTAACTCATTAAGCCAGGAGATCACTTTTGTAGATGAGTTCCAGCCCCGAAGTAAAGGCAAGGCCGTGCTTAGATCGGTAATACCAGGTGCTGTTTTCCCCGGGGTCGGGCATGGCTACTTGGGCAAAGGCGGAAGAGGATGGCTGTATTTTCTGGCAGGAGGTGGTGCCTTGGCCTATAGTATTAAGTCGTATGTGGATTACAATAATTCGTACAATAAGTACCAAACAGCGTTAGACCTCTACAAAAAAGAATCAGCAGGATCGAATAGATTCGAAGAGCTCAGGTCAAATTACCGAGGACATTATCAGGATGCCGATGATGCTTTAAAGCAGGCTTCTATTGGTTTATCAGTTTATTTAGCGATTAAGGGAGTTGAGATCGTTGATTTAATGCTACAAAAATCCAATAAAAAGAAACTCGAGAACGCGAAGATTGAATTTAATGCCCGGAATAACGGCCTCAGCATGAGAGTAAATTTTTAA